TATCAATGTTACAAACTCTGTTCTTCGTTCGTAGTGGATGTAGCTAGAAATAGTGGAGGATATTTCCTTCGTAATTGCCACTTAATAATGACGCATTCCATTTCTCTCCCTTCCTTACGCTTCATAGGCTGCTACGCCAGTCGGTTTGGTTCCCGTGGTTACGGCCACTCGGGTATCTCTTCGCTGGGGTTAATGAGTGATGCGCGCGATTTGGACTACAAGAGGTAGTACATAGTACAATGTAGTATTGTCACGTAACTGTTCACTGTAGATTTGTGTCTCTCTATTTTTGTGCCAACGTTTCTCTGGAACTTTCGCTCTCCTCGTACAATTGTTGGTACACTTTCGTACACCTGTTAGTGACATGTTTCGTTGTGTGTAGTGGCTGTTATATTGTGACTGTCGGGCATATTTATCTAACTCTGACTCTCTTCCTTGCCAGTGAGTTCGCACCGAAACCGTCCGCTGTGGACACGACGGCCATTAAGGCAACGCCCGGACAGGGTTGTCCACGATGCGGCGGTGTAGTGTTCGCGGCCGAGCAGGTCCTATCGAAGGGACGTGAGTGGCATCGCAAGTGCTACAAGTGCCGCGACTGCAGCAAAACGCTCGATTCCATCATCGCTTGCGATGGTCCGGATCGGGACGTGTACTGCAAAACCTGCTACGGCAAGAAGTGGGGTCCGCACGGATACGGGTTTGCCTGTGGATCTGGCTTCCTGCAGACTGATTGCATGTCGTACGTATTCTGAGATTGAGGGAGAGAACATCCCCCGGGGTACTAACACATTTCCTATCACTTCAGTGAGGATCAGCTGGCGTCCCAGAAACCGATGGTGACGATCGACACTACCGTGATCAAGGCACCGCAGGGTCAGGGATGTCCACGGTGTGGCGGCATGGTGTTTGCGGCTGAGCAGCAGCTGGCCAAGGGTACGATGTGGCACAAGAAGTGCTTCAACTGTAACGAATGCCACCGGCCGCTCGATTCCATGATTGCCTGTGATGGTCCGGATCGTGAGATCCATTGCCGCGCGTGCTACGGCAAGCTGTTCGGACCGAAGGGATTCGGTTTCGGACACACGCCAACGCTCGTCTCCACCGATGCCCAGGCTGCTCCAGTACAGTAAGTCTCGCAGGGCTCAGAATACCCGAACAGATGCTAAGCACACTCTTCTCTTCCACCGACAGCACCGACGCAAAGCCAGCGAATGGACCGAAGGCCAAGGATGGCAAGGGATGCACCCGGTGCGGTTATGCCGTGTACGAAGCCGAAAAGATGCTGAGCAAAAACCGCATCTGGCACAAGCGATGCTTCAGCTGCTTCGAATGCCACAAATCGCTCGACTCGACGAACCTGAACGATGGCCCGAACGGTGAAATCTACTGCCGGGGCTGCTACGGTCGCAACTATGGTCCACGGGGTGTCGGTTTCGGCATGGGTGCCGGCACGCTAACGATGGCCTAAGACCAccttattgtttgtttggtttttttttataaatttcccTCCCCCCTCTTGATTCTCTTTCTTACCTAATCCATTGGTTAACAAAATCCTTGCACAATCACAATCACCAACACTAACGCCAATCGCACCGGGACAGTGACGGGGCACAGTAATAAGCAGTGTGCGATTTTCCAGCCGATAGAGGGCGCCACCTGCAACGAGCACGATCGCATAGTGTAGCATTCCGAAtgatcgtttgcgatcgtacAGTCGCTCGCACTGTTCCGATTGGTGCGGTCCCACCACACACATTGC
This region of Anopheles marshallii chromosome 2, idAnoMarsDA_429_01, whole genome shotgun sequence genomic DNA includes:
- the LOC128709332 gene encoding muscle LIM protein Mlp84B-like isoform X1 — encoded protein: MPFKPAENPKCPKCGKSVYAAEERVAGGHKFHKQCFKCGMCGKMLDSTNCAEHESELYCKNCHGRKYGPKGYGFGGGAGCLSMDTGAQFQGESTNGHFEPKPMSKAPEGEGCPRCGGYVYMAEQMLARGRGYHRRCFKCLVCNRTLDSTIHCDGPDKEIYCRGCYASRFGSRGYGHSGISSLGLMSDARDLDYKSEFAPKPSAVDTTAIKATPGQGCPRCGGVVFAAEQVLSKGREWHRKCYKCRDCSKTLDSIIACDGPDRDVYCKTCYGKKWGPHGYGFACGSGFLQTDCMSEDQLASQKPMVTIDTTVIKAPQGQGCPRCGGMVFAAEQQLAKGTMWHKKCFNCNECHRPLDSMIACDGPDREIHCRACYGKLFGPKGFGFGHTPTLVSTDAQAAPVHTDAKPANGPKAKDGKGCTRCGYAVYEAEKMLSKNRIWHKRCFSCFECHKSLDSTNLNDGPNGEIYCRGCYGRNYGPRGVGFGMGAGTLTMA
- the LOC128709332 gene encoding muscle LIM protein Mlp84B-like isoform X3; this translates as MPFKPAENPKCPKCGKSVYAAEERVAGGHKFHKQCFKCGMCGKMLDSTNCAEHESELYCKNCHGRKYGPKGYGFGGGAGCLSMDTGAHTNGHFEPKPMSKAPEGEGCPRCGGYVYMAEQMLARGRGYHRRCFKCLVCNRTLDSTIHCDGPDKEIYCRGCYASRFGSRGYGHSGISSLGLMSDARDLDYKSEFAPKPSAVDTTAIKATPGQGCPRCGGVVFAAEQVLSKGREWHRKCYKCRDCSKTLDSIIACDGPDRDVYCKTCYGKKWGPHGYGFACGSGFLQTDCMSEDQLASQKPMVTIDTTVIKAPQGQGCPRCGGMVFAAEQQLAKGTMWHKKCFNCNECHRPLDSMIACDGPDREIHCRACYGKLFGPKGFGFGHTPTLVSTDAQAAPVHTDAKPANGPKAKDGKGCTRCGYAVYEAEKMLSKNRIWHKRCFSCFECHKSLDSTNLNDGPNGEIYCRGCYGRNYGPRGVGFGMGAGTLTMA
- the LOC128709332 gene encoding muscle LIM protein Mlp84B-like isoform X2; the encoded protein is MPFKPAENPKCPKCGKSVYAAEERVAGGHKFHKQCFKCGMCGKMLDSTNCAEHESELYCKNCHGRKYGPKGYGFGGGAGCLSMDTGAQFQGESTNGHFEPKPMSKAPEGEGCPRCGGYVYMAEQMLARGRAYHKGCFKCGECKKGLDSVNCCEGPDRNIYCKVCYGKKFGPKGYGYGQGGGALQSDSTTIEGEFAPKPSAVDTTAIKATPGQGCPRCGGVVFAAEQVLSKGREWHRKCYKCRDCSKTLDSIIACDGPDRDVYCKTCYGKKWGPHGYGFACGSGFLQTDCMSEDQLASQKPMVTIDTTVIKAPQGQGCPRCGGMVFAAEQQLAKGTMWHKKCFNCNECHRPLDSMIACDGPDREIHCRACYGKLFGPKGFGFGHTPTLVSTDAQAAPVHTDAKPANGPKAKDGKGCTRCGYAVYEAEKMLSKNRIWHKRCFSCFECHKSLDSTNLNDGPNGEIYCRGCYGRNYGPRGVGFGMGAGTLTMA